The following are encoded in a window of Brachyhypopomus gauderio isolate BG-103 chromosome 18, BGAUD_0.2, whole genome shotgun sequence genomic DNA:
- the yipf5 gene encoding protein YIPF5, with the protein MSGFDNFNTDFYQSSYNVDDQSQAGYGYSNPEDQYNKQFGQYDYQQQYSAPPGMMQPQQPYTGQIYQPPPTYTPAPPQSMYTSSFEDEPPLLEELGINFDHIWQKTLTVLHPLKAADGSIMNETDLAGPMVFCLAFGATLLFTGKIQFGYVYGISAIGCLGMYCLLNLMSMTGVSFGCVASVLGYCLLPMILLSSFGVVFSLQGMLGIILTATIIGWCSFSASKIFISALAMDGQQLLVAYPCALLYGVFALISVF; encoded by the exons ATGTCTGGGTTCGACAACTTCAACACAGACTTTTACCAGTCTAGCTATAATGTAGACGACCAAAGCCAAGCTGGATATGGCTACAGCAACCCAGAGGACCAATACAACAA GCAGTTTGGGCAGTATGACTACCAACAGCAGTACTCGGCCCCCCCAGGGATGATGCAGCCCCAGCAGCCTTACACGGGGCAGATCTACCAGCCCCCGCCCACCTACACGCCCGCCCCCCCCCAGTCCATGTACACCAGCAGCTTCGAGGACGAGCCCCCGCTGCTGGAGG AGCTGGGCATCAACTTCGACCACATCTGGCAGAAGACGCTCACGGTGCTACACCCGCTGAAGGCAGCAGATGGCAGTATAATGAACGAGACGGATCTGGCTGGCCCTATGGTCTTCTGCCTGGCCTTCGGGGCCACGCTGCTGTTT ACGGGTAAGATCCAGTTTGGCTACGTGTACGGGATCAGCGCCATCGGCTGCCTGGGGATGTACTGCCTTCTCAACCTCATGAGCATGACGGGCGTCTCCTTCGGCTGCGTGGCCAGCGTTCTGGGCTACTGCCTCTTACCCATGATCCTCCTCTCCAGTTTCGGCGTGGTCTTCTCCTTGCA AGGCATGCTGGGAATCATCCTGACGGCCACCATCATTGGCTGGTGCAGCTTCTCGGCCTCCAAGATCTTCATCTCCGCTCTAGCCATGGATGGACAGCAGCTTCTGGTGGCCTACCCCTGCGCCCTGCTCTACGGGGTCTTCGCCCTCATCTCCGTCTTCTGA